Sequence from the Lepidochelys kempii isolate rLepKem1 chromosome 7, rLepKem1.hap2, whole genome shotgun sequence genome:
TAATTTTTCAGCTTCCTGACAGCCATAGGCATATGTGCTTGAAAATGATCTGTTCTCAATGACCAATTTGAACAATATATATCCTTATTCATCACTAACGCCTTGAATGTGATCACCCTGAATTTTGGAGAAGTTTGAATCTGGATCCAGAGTTTCAGGCTTGAGCCCATCTCTACAAAATGTACCTATTACAAGCTATTTTGAAAGAAGTTGGATCTCTGGTCTCACTAGAATAAAGTTGCAGGGAAACACATTATATAGCTTTCTTTTACAAGTATACTTTTCAGTACCCATGAACACAGGTAATGTATGTAATTGCTACAACAGTAGTTTCTAGCACTGAGTATGAACTCTTGTTACATTACGCTTGAGTGGGGTTGCTTGTTAGTTTCCCACTGACACTTCAGTATAGACTGTTAGGTTAACAATATTAATGTAATGAATTTATTTAAAGTCTCCAATATATCCTGTTcttagtttaaaaagaaaactatcTGCAGCTAACATGCCAAAACCTGCCTGATGTATGTGTACACAAGGCCAAAATTTTCATTGTTGtagctgttgacttcagtagagttatgcTATGGATGAATTTGGTCCCCTGTGTTAAAGTTAACTCCAAGAAGTTTAAAGAAGTATCCCATATAGTATGAAAACATTGGTTTCATTCAGTGGATGGCAGTTTTCTCACTAGAAGCAGCTTCTGACAAGGCCAGTGTCCATTCCAGCAGTGCAGATGGAGATGTCTTTCcagtatcttaaaaaaaaaaaaaaagaggagtccttgtggcaccttagagactaacaaatttatttgggcataatctttcgtgagctaaaacccacttcatcagatgcttggaGTGAAAAATATCGTAAGCAGTGTATCTATATTACAGCACATGTGCTGTAATGTAAAATatactgtaaaatatatatattgcttactgtatttttcactccattcatctgatgaagtgggttttagcccatgaaagcttatgcccaaataaatgtgttagtctctaaggtgccacaaggactcctcgttatttttgctgttgcagactaacacggctaccccctctgaaacctgtttccagTATCTTAGTAATTCCTCCTTGGCAACTACATTTCTTGAAACACTTTTATTAATTGACCAGATATcgtgggggttttttttccccagtggtcTCTCCCAAAGATTTATAGTCTTTAAAACAGGACTCCAAAGTGTCCTTTTTATGCGCAGCAGTACACTTTCACTtctccagcaggaggtgctgctgacAGCTCTGGGAAGCCATTCTCACTAGTCTctgctgggaaggaggagagcaGAGAAGTGATAAGATGAAACTAAACGTGGACATTCCATCACCAAATGCACCTTTAGCCACAAGTGCAATGATTGCTATGAGATGTAGTTTAAGGAGCCTCTTTTGTTGAAAGGGATTCATTCCTCTGAGAAGAACAAATAGTCAGTAGATTTATTTTTCTCATGCATGGGGTGGCAGAGACTCAGTGTAACTTCCTCTCTCTTAACTCTCTCTTCTGCCCTCAGTTTTCTTCCTGTTGCTctccacagggcctgatcctgcccatgTATTAAGCTGTCACGCCTTCATCCTCTTTCATGACCCTGAGTGACATGTGTCCTGTTGTTTTATTTTGAGAATCTGGTCACGTTACACTCCTGTTGCTCCCTTTGGAAGTCCAAGAAGCATGTATCTGTTTTCCAGGAGGCAAAAGGATATTGTAATATGGATATCTTTCTTAATCTCAGACTCGATGCTCTAACAGTACCTTCTGAcgttaaaatctattaatctaaaacacgggttctcaaactgtgggtcgggactccaaagtgggttgcaacaccattttaatggggtcgccaaaGCTGGTGTTACACTTGCTGCGGCCCAGGGCTGAAACCGAAGCTCGAGCCCCCCCACCTAGGCCAGAAGTCTTGGGGCAGCTTTGCCCACTCTTCCCCctggcagcggggcttgggcttcagccctccCTCCTGGGGtggtgtagtaatttttgttgtcagaagggggtcacggtgcaatgaagtttgagacccactgatctaaaacatctattaataaataatttatatttgaAAGAATATTTGTCCAAATATTCTTTTACTTTGTAAAGTGTTCCAAAACTTGGGAAGTGTGTCCTGTGGTTCTTGAGTATCACCATAAAAAAAGAGTCTCCTGAGATTCCACCTTTTAATCTTGTCAGGAATCCAGTAATACttccatcatcatcattattatttatttattatttatatggaGGCCCAGGCATGCCTGGCAGAGGTCAGAATTCTAAAACATATTCATTTAATATTCTAGTTTGTGGGACAGATATAATTCCAGGCCTTTTCGTTACAGATGATATTTAAATCTTACTCCCAAATTCTTTTAATATCATGATGAATTTTGACCTCAAGGTCTAATACCCAATTTTGGATGCTTGATGTGATTtctaaaggatttttaaaaaaacattccctAGATTAGATCTTTGTGAGTATTTGAGGGACATGCTCAATGAACCATGCATGCCAGTTTTTAGATCACTATTCAGCATCCagactgattgattttttttttgtagttccTGAAAGTATATGCGTTTTTGATgtaggagtaaaaaaaaaaaaaaaagttaaccctTTGCTGGTGCAAGAATTGCACAATATTTTTCCTGTTAATTGTGTTATAAGTGATATTCTAAATATTTGAATGCAAAAGTTTTGCCTGGTTGAAGTCTGGTTGTAAATCTCATTCCAAGATTTCAAGATGGTGTTTGCAGCGAGGTTTTTAGTTTTTATGTCTCTGAGTGCATTCTAGATTCTCACGTTCCTGTTAATCGGAATTCCATCTTTATCCACAAGAGTAAATCCTCATTCTTTGCTAGATCTTACAAGCCCATGCTAGATCGAAACCTGCGTCATAGATAATGGGTCTCTGCTGCACTTGGTGATTTTTAATTCCCCATTTTCTAAATTTGGCATAAAACTTGGAGGCTTTAATCCTAGAACTTGTTATTCAAAGGCAGCTTTAGATGGATTTTTCCAGTTCCGTGAAGTACTGCATTGAGCATCTTCCTAGGAAGTTACGGTAGCCCGCTACTGGAGTAATTCTTGTGTATATGCATGAATGAAGTGCAGGCAAAGTGAGGCTCTCTTCCAAAGAGACTATATATACTGGTTTTTCTGGTGGGACTCCCAGTCACCAGGGGGCTTTATTCCCCTGGTGGATTGCTGCTTCTTgcaaagtctgtggcctgtttaAATCTCTTCCCTAGCTGATGATCGTGTTTGTTCCATATTTTACATCTTAGGAAAAGCCATCCTGCATTTTAGGATATCTAGAGTAGTCCTGTATTCTAGGAATCTTCCAAATATTCCCAACAGAGATATTCAGAACCAGTTTCTATAGGCCCCTCTTGAATAGTGAGAACGCTACTCTATCTTTGCACTACAGCAGTTCAGTACATACATACTGCTGTTATGGCTTTTGGCAGAGATATTTACCCTGAAAGCCAGGTTGAGTGACCAGGAGCCATAGGTTCCCATTTGTAATACAAAGCTTTGGAAGTTTCTATGATCCGCATATATTTACTACAGAATTGAGCTGCGTAAGTTAATGCTTTTCATGGTACTCAACCCTATAAAATAATAGAAGGTTGAAATAGGTGCAGTGAGTGTGTCTAGAAACACCCATTAGAGAGATTGTCATTTCTTTATTCAGCATCTCTAGTGTCCTGTGTACTGAAAAATCATAGATATGCAGCCTGCCATAGAGTGCTTATTGGCTAATTGAAGATATAATCAcaccaaacaaaaataaaggaaGGAAGTTGAGTGGCAAGAAGTCaggttagggttgccaatcccccaggattgccctggagtttccaggaatcaaagattaatctttaattaaagattttgtcatgtgatgaaacctccaggaatacatccaaccaaaattggcaaccctatcaaGGATTACAATAATAAGGTTGTGAGTTACTTAAATTTGTTAGCTGTATGTCTTTGTGGGTTCCACGGTATAAAAAAAGTAAatagcatgatttttttttaaaagtgatctgCAGATAGAGTCTGCTATAATGGGATGAGACAAATAATGTGCAGAGAGCCCTTCCAAACACTTTGCAACCACAGATGCAGGTAATGCAGATGCACACCATTGCAGGTGGATCTGATATGCTTTAGAAATCCACTGCTATCTTTGAGTATTGCCACAAAGATATCTGGGTTTTTCTGGCTATTAGCAAATTATTGTTGCTCAGAGTGGCATTAGTCACTTAGAACCAGTTTTCTGCAGTAACTGCCTTTGTTTTTTGGCATGTGTGGGTTCTTTGGCTTTGCTTCGGTTTCTCCTACGTATGTTCAGACCAcacattcctttttctttttttggaatatGCTTTTCATGTGCATGGGGCCATTTTTGTATAGTAAATTGGAATGGCAGCATAACTAAGTTGGAGGTTTTAGCTTGTCTGTAGCATTTAgaagcaggttttttttaaagagagttcTTACAGTTTTCAGTGCACAAGCCATGGGAATATGTGATCTAGTGTTTTCAATAAATTTATATCCCATTTTCAGGGAGGTTGAGTTGCAAATATACATACgcttttgtttttggcttttaAAGTGGCCAGAATCTAGAGTTACATGGGACTGCGACTGCTTAGTGTTCAGCTAATCTTAAAAGAGTTTTTGTTGTAATGGACCAACTTGGTATTTGGGTTTTCTTTGGAGTGTTTTGTTGAAGTTTTTAAGCATCCATGCTTTTGGTTTGGAAATTCGTAAAAGCACGTGGCACAACTCCAAGAGTTGAATGCTTTCAGATGCTGTTCGTATTCctttgatttttgaaaatgattCCTGTGCAATCCTGCAAATTTTCTCTTTGTACTTATCTAATTTAGAGAGAAGCTGCTATAAAGCCTATCTATGCTGTGTGCTTATTGCCACTGGGTGAGAGCTTTTTGCAAAGCCAAATTTCAGCAAATACAATGACTTCCTAGGGTTTATCACGCCCACCCCCctagatttttatttaaactaaGTTCTTTATGTGGCATTTACAGCGCATGTCattcctttcccccttctttAACCACTATATCCCAGAAAAGGTTTAACTCCACCTCAGCAATGCCTCTTGAGGAGATGCAAGCCAAAGAGAGGAAGTAATAAAGAGCTACCTAAGCTTCAGCAGTCATCATGCACAATGATGCATTTTCAGTAGAAGGGCAGACATTCAGAGAGCTATAAGATTACTCTTACTCTGCACCTTTTTGGTGCATTTTATTTAGGGAACTTAAAGCATGTTAAGAACACTAATGAATTAGTATCTTCACAACATCACAGTGAAGTAGGTACGTATTATGATACCCACTTTATAAATGGGCAATCTGAGATCAGAGAAGTTAAGGAACTTAACCAAGGtgtcacagtgagtcagtggcagagccaggaatagaacccaggagtcctgatgggtAATCCCTGCCCTAAGCACTAAGCACATTCCTTCTGAAGGGGCTTTCCACTTACACTGATAGCATGGgtggcgggtataataggccaagGGAAGCTCTGCCTCCCCCAGCGCTGCcagtcaccccccccccacccacggGGTTTGGCGgtaaagtttttgttttattatgccccatgcaggttctggggtggctgaggaggcacATACTGACGCTTTCCCCCTGCGCGGGTTGGGTCCAGGTAGGGGATGTGGAGTGGCTTCAGCCAACCCGGGGCTCCTTGAGGCTCCTCCAGccaaggtgggagggggggcactCCAGCCGAGGCAGGGagtgctcagggcttcagccagcctgggactcctgttgcggggggaggggggaaggactTGTGGCTCCAGCCATTGTGGGGGAGAGGGTCTCGGGGCTCTGGACATGGGGAGAGCACAGGCGGAAGGGGCGGAGCCAGGGGCTAACCTCCCCAAAAGGGGACTCCACCCACTCCCATGATTGATAGGAATTCTACATGCACATTGAGGCGAGAGTAGCCTCTCTAGCATTTGCAGATTTAATAGTCTGTTTTCTAAAGTAAGTAAGATCATATAATCCATGCTTTCTTCTCTCCCAGATACAAAACTGAATTTTCTAGCACTGTGTAGAGCTAGACATTTACCAGTATCAGACCCCATTGACTTACACAAATTTGATCTTCACCCCTTCAGTTTTAGATGACGAGATTTTAGATGACAGAGTCACccatcacattttttaaaaaaacaagtctATTTTTGCAGTTGCTGTATCATAGCAGAGCATATGCCGATTACGTCACTGTTGACTTGAAGTCCATTGTATTAAACTCTAATTGTGCATTTTTTCACAGGTTCACAAAGGCAAAAGCATTTCATATCCTGGtaattattttgcttttgttccGTGTTGCAATATTCCCAATATATCTGTAAAATTCAAAGATAAGGTACAATAACATGGACTGCATGTAAAATACATTCCTCAGTCACACCCTTGGATTAGGAATGTCAATATTTGTGAATTGTTCCTTTCCCAGGTACTCTTGTTATATCAGATTAGTTATGTTGGATCAGTAGGTTGCTCCATAAAGTCCTCTGTTGGTGACTGATGCAGGGATCTTATTTTATAAACAGCTACAGAAATACTGGTATTTGCATAGGAGCTGTTTTTaagactgcaaaaagaaaaacaaaagagctCTCTGCCCCTGTCtgtgtttcatttaaaatatttcttactCATTTTCTGGTGCAGTGGGAATTTAACTTTTTTGGTTCCCCCCATCATATTTCATGCTGGCTGTCATGGTCACGTCTGTGCTCTCATTTGTGTTCATTGAGCAAATAGTCTGTGTCCACCTTAACAGAGAGGTTAGAGGGAGGGCAGAGCAGACATGGCCGGGCTAAGCAGTGGGTTTTCAGGGAGATGATAGTTTAGACTGAAACTAGACTGGAATTCCTGCCCAGCAGCTGTTAAAGTCAATATATTAGAAATACACTCTCCAGTGAGGACACAAGAATTTCTTTAACTTAGTGTTGTGGAAAAGTGTCTGACATTTCACTAAAGCCCCGATCCTGTACACacacacgtgcttaactttaagcacttgtggagatccattgaagtcaatgggactgttccAGGGGTGATAGgattgtagaaattttggtggtgcccagaacccacccCTGCGCAAACTCCGCCCCCCCAGactccgccccccacctgcccaaggctctgggagggagtttgggtgggggaggaggtctggagtgcaggccctaggctggggcaggagattggctctgagagggagtttggggatgggagggggtgcaggagtgagggctgtggggtgtggctgcagatgaggggtttggggtatgggaggggctcagggcaagagtaggaatgtagggggtgagggctctgtctggggctgggaatgaggggtttgggatgtgggaggggcacagggtgagagtaggagtgtggaggtgagggctctgtctggggctagagggtttggggggttagagaggctcagggctggggcagagggttggagtgcaggggaatgagggctctggggctggagatgaggggtttgtggtgttggaggggctcagggctagggtagagggttgagggtgtggtgggggggtgaaagctctggctgggggtgtgggctctggggtagggcaaggctggggatgagtttggggtgcaggcagcctgctctgggacaggggccagagaggaggactcctcttagccctttccctgctggcagcagtgagCCGGGGGACACTCAGGggaggcgcggggggggggggtggcaggtGGAGTTGAGGGGGACacccagccccaaatattggtggagctgggcccctgggctctgaatattgctggtgctAAGGCACCACGTGGAGCTATATCTCACCACCTCTGGACTGTTCATGTGTTTAAATTCAACCATATGCGGAAGTGTtgccaggatcagagcctaaaatgTTAGTTTGCTGGCTCCTATAAAGCAGGAGCACAGACATTGTTACTGAGCACTCCACCACGTTTTTTACTTTCACAGCATTTCTTTATCTAAAGAGAGGAATAGATGCAGTTGCTGGATGAGCATTTTTAGAGTCTAGACTGATGCTGTTAGCAAGCAATGATCTTTCAGGAATGGGGAAATATGGTCTTCTTGCTAGGACATGGGACAGGGAGTCATGAGAGCTAGGTTTTCTTCTGGGGTTCTCCTTCAGTTTGTGTGTGAACTTGAGCAAGTCTCTAAACATTTGCAAGTATCTAatattttgggtgcccaacttgagaccctaGAGCCTGGCGGACATTTTAAGAGGTTCCGAGCAGCCCGAggtccccattgatttcaactgccATTGTctttctcagcacctctgaaaatgaggcacCTAAAATTAATGAATACTAGAAAATGTGGGCCTTAATGTCTCTGTGACTTAGTTTTCTCAGCTGTGTGTTGAGGATAATACCACCAATCTTGGTGTTGTGACTAAATTCATTAATGATTTCCTTTTAAATCACTGGCTGAAAGATACTCTTGAACTGTAGAATATCAATACTATTTTATTGTATAAAATTATATAATTTTCACTAGTTCTCTTCTTCTGCTTCAGAACTTTGGTAACAGAAAAACTAACAGTATTAAAAATAACCAAACAACTTGGATTTTAATGTATCTAGTTTGGAATATATTTTACCCTTTTAAGAAAAAGgttgtaattaaatatttttgtaggcCAAGATGTTCTCCGTTATTCATCAGCTACAAACTTGTGTTTCCATTTTGACTCacacaggaagaaattttccaGTGTGCCTTAATTCTGTTAGTTAATTCAATATGATGTTAATCAGATATTGtccaaaaatgaataaataatctTGTGGGGGCAGTTTTTTTGTATGTCTATAAAATatccagaatatttttaaagaCTTGAATTCTTTGTGGGGGAGGCTGTTTGAAGAGGATTTTGTACTATTTACTGCAGTAAAGAAATGTAGGGATTACTAAGAGATCCTGTCAGTATCTGGGTCAGAAATATAGCCCAGAGGTATTAGTATGATAAGCAAGTATAAGCATTAGACTGTATTAGTGACTTAGCTATCATAATAGTACAATACTTCATCATGTGATGGCTAGTGCACCAAACATTTATTGTGGATTAGCCATAAAAATGCACAAGctgttcccccccatccccctaaAAAGGTGACTATTACTCCTTTTAGTAATTCAGACCTGAAATTTGCATATTTGTGGTGCAGACATTTTTACTGtagcagagaaagaaacagattcatttccatttccatttttttaaacagaagtatTGCAGTGTACATGATGGTTGGTAAACAAAATATAATATTTGCTCTACTCTTGCAAAAACAACGACTGTTTCAGCATTTGCAGCATGTGACAGTTGATCTACTTTTTTAGAGAATTATTCTAATATCTCTCCCAAAAATGGTAACCTTGTATGGAAAATTTTAGTATGTTTCTAAATAACAATTTTCTTTGGTGTGATTCCATCTAAATCCCTTTGCCTACTTTCAGCTTAAAAAGCCTAAACCATATGACTATTGAAATGCTGCAAGATACAAAAATTGAGTTTTGTCTGATGTCTGAGTGTTTTTCCATCTCATAAACATATTTAAAGGAAACTGGGAGATAATAGACAAAAGTCTACTACTCTCTTTTTTTGCTTTGTAATACCAGGTTTAAGATCCTTTGATCCTCCCTTCCTTTACTGTGACCTCTTCTAGGGTCTTCAAATTATAAATTCCAGATTACACCTCCGCAGTTTTCTTTCCTGGGATGATGAAAGGATTTGAGTATTGTGATGATAATGTAAAGAATCCTTTTGGAGCTAATTTGAAACTGCAACAAAAAAACGAAATTTCCAAAGCAAATTACaatatttgtaaagtgttctACTGATGCCTAACAAATTTCTAGCCAGTGTCTTATATTCTTGAGTATCTTGCATCGGCCTGTTTTTAGGCTTGTCTGCCTTCTTCCATTTCATTTGTCTTTAGCTGTGTGCAGGGGATTAGCATTTCATCAGGATGGATTAAGATTGAGTTGACATtgaagctttatttatttatttatttatttttatacatatacATGTATGTATATGAaagtatatataaataaatgtaaaaataattttcagaagaGAAATTATATTGAGGTTGCTGGATCCGCTGGCGCAGAAGGTTTCATTGGGCTAAAGTGATGTCACATGGAACAAAGGCTTTAGAGGTTTTATTTAGCTCATAATCCTCACACACTGCTAGACCAGTTGTCCATGTGAGCAAACTGTCCCAAACAGGAAGGGATAAACCATCTGGATTAGATGCAGCAACCCTTGTCTGTGACTGAACTATACAGAAAAGACCTTTCATTCTTCGGTTTTGGAGTGAGACTGAGTTACAGTGGGTGTTGTGTGTTTTGTCTACTAAAGTTTCGAAGAATTAATAATTCAGGCAATACTTTGAAATATAAAACCACCACTTGGTTGTTTCTGAAGTCCCAGAAGAGCTCAGATACAGCTCGATCTGTTTTTGATGTGTGTAATAGAAGATTTAAAAAGAGAGGTTCCTTCTCTTCTTTATCTCAACAGAAGTCAATTGTTTCATTCCAATGCCGATTCCAAGTAAGCATACAAATATCGGCCGTTCTCAGAGCTGGGATGCTGCAGGATGGTATGAAGGCAACTGGGAGAATGAAAATGCATTTGAATATCAGAGACCTACAGGGAGAAGAAATTCGCTGACTTACGGTGGAGAAGGAGGTTGGTATGAGCAGCCAAACCATAGACCGCATGATATCATCTTGCAAGGAGGCGCTGAATTGAAGCAAGAGCCGTACCCATATCAGGATCCAGTTTTTAACCAGGGTCCCTTACGGaagggttctgttcctgacttcACTTACTACGACAGACAGGCTGCAACGTCTGGACGAAGTTCCTTGCCATCTCAGGATTATTACAGTGACCCATCTTTAGCCACTAGATCACCTAAAGATCCACACTACTATAGAGACCGCATGATTAATAGATCATTACCGAATTATGGGATTCCCGGTAGCAGATTGGCTTGGGATCAGGTACAAGGACGGTCACCTGCCCCACACGAAGCCAGCCGTATGTATAGGGATCCCATGAGTAAAATGATCCAAGAGGGGCAGAGAATGCGAAACCGAGATCCTTCTCCTGCAAGGTATGGTGTTGAACCGCCCACCCCTAGATATGGAACAGAACCACCATCTTTTCCCAACAGGCAGGTCTATAGTGATACAGCAGAGAGACCTATAGAGTCTGCAGCTGCTAGACAAACTACTCCAACGTGCTTGGTGGTTGATCCGAATTCTGCTACTGTTGTTGATGGGAGCATAGGTCCATCTGCCGTTGCTGTAAATCGTGGTTATGGACCCATCAGGGAAAATGTCAGTGCAAAGATTCCTTATGATAGTTATGAAACTGCCATGACTCCTTCCCATTCTCAGGTGCCCACAGCTTTCGCAGGacaagaaattaaaagaaactttGATCCGGAGTTCCTAGCACTTCTGCGTTCAGAAGGCGTGTCTGAAAGTACATTCAATGCTTTGCTGCAGCAAGGCTTTGATTCTCCAAGCCTGCTCGCGATGATGGAAGAGAATGATATAAAATCTGTAGCTCCAAATCTTGGACAGGCAAGGGTGCTTTCCCGCATTGCCCATAACTACAAAACAGAGATGCAGCTACAAAGGCATGATGGGAAGAACAGCATACTCCGTCCCAGGACCAGATCTAACAGCTTTAGTCATCGAAGTGAACTGCTGCAGAATGCATATGGCATGCACCCTGCCTCTGGTCCCGGTGTAGATGGCACAACTTTGCAGCAAGCACCTCCTCCTTCTCTACAGCCAGTATCACCAAGAGTAGGAGAAATAAATCGTCGCCCATCCAGTGCCCCGACACAGCACCTTCTGGAAACTGCAACTTATTCTGCATCTGGAGCAGCTCATCAAGGTGCTCATTTTCTAGCTAATTCTGGCTACAACGCTCCTTTACCATGCAACATGCACACTCGTCCAGTGTCTGCCTATTCCACTCCAACTGGATTACCAGGGACTACAGCACAGACTAACCCACATGCAAATCCCAAAACAGCATATCCAACCACTTACACAGTGCCCATGGAGCTGCTGAAGAGGGACCGAAATACATCAATGTCCCCAGTGCATAGCCCACACAGCAGTCCTCAACTTCTCCGAAAGCAAGGATCCCAAATGGATTCCACCCTGGTGCTTGCTGGCCCAAGTTTTCACATGCAACATTCTCCTTATCAGAAACTCACCAGACGCACTGGACCACCAGTTATTGTCTCAACCATGGCATCACCTGAACCAAGTAATTTTCTAAAAATGTATTCATTAGTAGTGTGCTCTAGGAGAGTTATGTCTGTGTTTGTTTATCATAAGATAAATTTGAGTCTAATAAATCCAGTTAGACTTAGGGCTAAAATATTAGATACATCCCTATGCACAAAAAAGTGGGGCAAATAGGTTTATCCCGGGGCCACAAGTTATTCAGAGTTTCTAGTGCTGCCTTTCACAGTGCGATTAAATTCAGAGTATTTTATTTGATTAGCTAACTTTAGATAAAGTGACTGGTATATCAGATAATTGTTCTACTATGAATCTTGCTGTTCCTGTTGTTTGTACGGAACAGAAGATTAGATACTGAATTTTCTGAGCAATTAGGTTACAGGGTTAGTTGTAGATTTACTTCTTACAGTTGTTATCGGGCACAAATATGTTTCTCAGAGGAAATGGTTAGCATTGCTTTGACAAAATTTATCAAATAGCTAATGGTGTTAATTCTAGAATTGACTTACCTTTGGCAGTTACCAtagtcttttttaaattaatttactgTTTTATCAGGCACCTAAAATAAAACTCTTGATTTCCTATTAGGAGTACTTATAAGTGTGGCTTTGTAACTATTAAGGAACTAGGTCTACGCTTAATGTTAAAGTCAATGATTAACCACTAGAGTGATAAAAAGGAGTGGTtgccctttttttcctcctcttttttgtCTTCAGAAATGTTCAAATCCCTTCCTGGTTTAGGGCTAAATGGTTCAAACCGACATAATACTTCAGTTTTAAGTTGACTCTTGCTAGTCAAAGACCAACAAAAATTACCATAGGAAATGCATTTTGCAGTAAGAGGAAATTTAGACGATCCCATTAATTTGT
This genomic interval carries:
- the CTBP2 gene encoding C-terminal-binding protein 2 isoform X1, which translates into the protein MALVDKHKVKRQRLDRICEEVNCFIPMPIPSKHTNIGRSQSWDAAGWYEGNWENENAFEYQRPTGRRNSLTYGGEGGWYEQPNHRPHDIILQGGAELKQEPYPYQDPVFNQGPLRKGSVPDFTYYDRQAATSGRSSLPSQDYYSDPSLATRSPKDPHYYRDRMINRSLPNYGIPGSRLAWDQVQGRSPAPHEASRMYRDPMSKMIQEGQRMRNRDPSPARYGVEPPTPRYGTEPPSFPNRQVYSDTAERPIESAAARQTTPTCLVVDPNSATVVDGSIGPSAVAVNRGYGPIRENVSAKIPYDSYETAMTPSHSQVPTAFAGQEIKRNFDPEFLALLRSEGVSESTFNALLQQGFDSPSLLAMMEENDIKSVAPNLGQARVLSRIAHNYKTEMQLQRHDGKNSILRPRTRSNSFSHRSELLQNAYGMHPASGPGVDGTTLQQAPPPSLQPVSPRVGEINRRPSSAPTQHLLETATYSASGAAHQGAHFLANSGYNAPLPCNMHTRPVSAYSTPTGLPGTTAQTNPHANPKTAYPTTYTVPMELLKRDRNTSMSPVHSPHSSPQLLRKQGSQMDSTLVLAGPSFHMQHSPYQKLTRRTGPPVIVSTMASPEPSIRPQIMNGPMHPRPLVALLDGRDCTVEMPILKDLATVAFCDAQSTQEIHEKVLNEAVGAMMYHTITLTREDLEKFKALRVIVRIGSGYDNIDIKAAGELGIAVCNIPSAAVEETADSTICHVLNLYRRNTWLYQALREGTRVQSVEQIREVASGAARIRGETLGLIGFGRTAQAVAVRAKAFGFSVIFYDPYLQDGIERSLGVQRVYTLQDLLYQSDCVSLHCNLNEHNHHLINDFTIKQMRQGAFLVNTARGGLVDEKALTQALKEGRIRGAALDVHESEPFSFAQGPLKDAPNLICTPHTAWYSEQASLEMREAAATEIRRAITGRIPESLRNCVNKEFFVTSAPWSVIDQQALHPELNGATYRYPPGMVSVAPGGIPAAMEGIIPGGIPVTHNLPTVAHPSQAPSPNQPTKHGDNREHPNEQ
- the CTBP2 gene encoding C-terminal-binding protein 2 isoform X3: MALVDKHKVKRQRLDRICEEVNCFIPMPIPSKHTNIGRSQSWDAAGWYEGNWENENAFEYQRPTGRRNSLTYGGEGGWYEQPNHRPHDIILQGGAELKQEPYPYQDPVFNQGPLRKGSVPDFTYYDRQAATSGRSSLPSQDYYSDPSLATRSPKDPHYYRDRMINRSLPNYGIPGSRLAWDQVQGRSPAPHEASRMYRDPMSKMIQEGQRMRNRDPSPARYGVEPPTPRYGTEPPSFPNRQVYSDTAERPIESAAARQTTPTCLVVDPNSATVVDGSIGPSAVAVNRGYGPIRENVSAKIPYDSYETAMTPSHSQVPTAFAGQEIKRNFDPEFLALLRSEGVSESTFNALLQQGFDSPSLLAMMEENDIKSVAPNLGQARVLSRIAHNYKTEMQLQRHDGKNSILRPRTRSNSFSHRSELLQNAYGMHPASGPGVDGTTLQQAPPPSLQPVSPRVGEINRRPSSAPTQHLLETATYSASGAAHQGAHFLANSGYNAPLPCNMHTRPVSAYSTPTGLPGTTAQTNPHANPKTAYPTTYTVPMELLKRDRNTSMSPVHSPHSSPQLLRKQGSQMDSTLVLAGPSFHMQHSPYQKLTRRTGPPVIVSTMASPEPSIRPQIMNGPMHPRPLVALLDGRDCTVEMPILKDLATVAFCDAQSTQEIHEKVLNEAVGAMMYHTITLTREDLEKFKALRVIVRIGSGYDNIDIKAAGELGIAVCNIPSAAVEETADSTICHVLNLYRRNTWLYQALREGTRVQSVEQIREVASGAARIRGETLGLIGFGRTAQAVAVRAKAFGFSVIFYDPYLQDGIERSLGVQRVYTLQDLLYQSDCVSLHCNLNEHNHHLINDFTIKQMRQGAFLVNTARGGLVDEKALTQALKEGRIRGAALDVHESEPFSFAQGPLKDAPNLICTPHTAWYSEQASLEMREAAATEIRRAITGRIPESLRNCVNKEFFVTSAPWSVIDQQALHPELNGATYRSATFGVCLPTVKYERIFQV